The Anaerobacillus alkaliphilus genome contains a region encoding:
- a CDS encoding DUF2627 domain-containing protein, translating into MQRFLALMILVIPGLFAVYGIKLMRDIFFQILHSPFPSLWLQFLGGFMFLILGLGFIGGFVFYRDRKNNKVAPRFKKQN; encoded by the coding sequence ATGCAACGTTTTTTAGCTCTAATGATACTAGTTATTCCAGGCCTTTTCGCAGTCTACGGCATAAAATTAATGAGGGATATATTCTTTCAAATACTACATTCACCTTTCCCTTCATTATGGCTTCAATTTCTAGGTGGTTTCATGTTTCTAATTTTAGGACTTGGCTTTATAGGTGGTTTTGTCTTTTACCGTGATCGAAAAAACAACAAAGTAGCCCCTCGTTTTAAGAAGCAAAATTAA
- a CDS encoding sigma-54 interaction domain-containing protein, with the protein MKKCLIVGAGKGGTALLKILVEADMMEVIAVADKNMNSPGISLAKKLGINTNADWRLLLTNEVDVVVEATGEEELFLQLKQACERSEVVLIPSSVATLLFNLIEEKETLIDQLKNYYSKQEIILNSAHDGMIAIDEKSTITLINRSAEQMIELNKEDVVGKNIQDVLPSTELNRVLLTGKVEMNKTQELHNGLKIVTTRVPMVHDNKIVGALAVFKDITEIVQMAEEVTNLKSIQTMLEAIFSSSDDAISVVDENGIGLMINPAYTRLTGLTADQVIGMPATTDISEGESMHMHVLKNRKAVRGTRMKVGPKKKDVIVNVAPVIVDGILKGSVGVLHDMSEIKSLTDELERARQIIRTLEAKYSFDDIIGTSEEMNFAIQQAQLAASTPATILLRGESGTGKELFAHAIHNESDRKYNKFVRVNCAAISETLLESELFGYEEGAFSGAKRGGKRGLFEEANGGSIFLDEIGELSTNTQAKLLRVLQEGEIIRVGGTKPTSINVRVIAATNVNLEKGINKNTFREDLYYRINRMPIYIPPLRKRKEDIPALATHLILKINQDYGRNVTGLTRKAELMLMDYNWPGNVRELENVLGRAMIFMRYNELEMDKHHIPDLTSENQKEMRTTQEVAPNSNEVSSLSKKVMQFEKEQIVQALQKHKGNKTATAKSLELSIRNLYYKMEKYNIEINDMQ; encoded by the coding sequence ATGAAGAAATGTTTAATCGTTGGTGCAGGCAAAGGTGGAACAGCTTTACTTAAGATTTTAGTTGAGGCTGATATGATGGAAGTCATTGCAGTTGCTGATAAGAATATGAATAGTCCTGGTATTAGCTTAGCAAAGAAACTCGGAATTAATACGAATGCAGATTGGCGTTTATTGTTAACGAATGAAGTGGACGTTGTGGTTGAAGCAACCGGAGAAGAAGAATTATTTCTACAATTGAAACAAGCTTGTGAACGGTCTGAGGTTGTCTTAATCCCTAGTTCTGTTGCTACGTTACTTTTTAACCTAATTGAAGAAAAAGAAACACTAATTGATCAATTGAAAAATTATTATTCAAAACAAGAAATCATTTTAAATTCTGCCCATGATGGAATGATCGCGATTGATGAAAAGTCAACCATCACCCTTATAAACAGAAGTGCGGAACAAATGATTGAATTGAACAAAGAAGACGTTGTAGGTAAGAATATTCAAGATGTCTTACCCTCTACTGAATTAAATAGAGTGCTCCTAACTGGTAAAGTGGAGATGAATAAGACCCAAGAACTACATAATGGATTAAAAATAGTCACAACTCGGGTGCCGATGGTTCATGACAACAAAATAGTTGGTGCACTTGCGGTATTTAAGGATATTACAGAAATTGTCCAAATGGCAGAAGAGGTTACAAACTTAAAAAGTATTCAAACGATGTTAGAAGCTATATTCTCTTCTTCAGACGATGCAATATCAGTTGTTGATGAAAATGGCATAGGACTAATGATTAACCCAGCTTATACGAGGTTAACGGGCTTAACTGCTGATCAAGTAATCGGGATGCCTGCTACGACAGATATCTCAGAAGGTGAAAGCATGCATATGCATGTGTTGAAAAATCGGAAAGCTGTTCGAGGAACAAGAATGAAGGTAGGTCCTAAGAAAAAAGATGTAATTGTAAATGTTGCTCCAGTTATTGTTGATGGAATATTAAAAGGTAGTGTTGGGGTTCTTCATGATATGTCAGAAATTAAATCTCTTACAGACGAGCTAGAGAGGGCTAGACAAATTATTCGAACTTTAGAAGCTAAATATTCTTTTGATGACATTATAGGAACTTCTGAAGAAATGAACTTTGCCATCCAACAAGCACAATTGGCAGCCTCTACTCCTGCAACGATTTTACTTCGAGGTGAGTCGGGGACCGGTAAAGAGTTATTCGCTCATGCTATTCATAATGAAAGTGACCGTAAATACAATAAATTTGTTCGAGTCAACTGTGCAGCTATTTCAGAAACCCTTTTAGAAAGCGAACTCTTTGGATATGAAGAAGGAGCTTTTTCAGGGGCAAAAAGGGGCGGGAAAAGAGGTCTTTTTGAAGAGGCGAATGGAGGGAGTATCTTCTTAGATGAAATAGGTGAGCTTTCAACAAATACTCAAGCAAAACTTCTCCGTGTTCTTCAAGAAGGTGAGATTATTCGAGTAGGAGGAACGAAGCCTACTTCAATTAATGTTAGAGTAATAGCAGCCACGAACGTAAACTTAGAAAAGGGTATAAATAAAAATACATTTCGGGAAGATTTATACTATAGGATTAATCGCATGCCTATCTATATTCCTCCACTAAGAAAACGTAAAGAAGATATTCCGGCTTTGGCAACTCATCTAATACTAAAAATTAATCAAGACTATGGCAGGAACGTTACAGGCCTTACTAGAAAAGCTGAATTAATGTTGATGGATTATAATTGGCCAGGTAATGTTCGAGAATTGGAGAATGTTCTCGGTCGGGCGATGATTTTCATGCGTTATAATGAATTGGAGATGGACAAACATCACATTCCTGACCTAACGTCAGAAAATCAAAAAGAAATGAGAACAACGCAAGAAGTTGCTCCTAATAGTAATGAGGTAAGTTCACTTTCTAAAAAAGTGATGCAATTCGAAAAAGAACAGATCGTACAGGCTCTGCAAAAGCATAAAGGGAATAAAACGGCTACCGCTAAGAGTTTAGAATTATCGATCCGAAATCTTTATTATAAGATGGAGAAATACAACATTGAAATAAATGACATGCAATAA
- the pflA gene encoding pyruvate formate-lyase-activating protein gives MLGRIHSVESCGTVDGPGLRFIVFLQGCVLRCAYCHNPDTWKLNGGIEKSVEELLEEAKGYLPYMKFSNGGVTLSGGEPLLQPDFVLEFFRKCKEAGIHTTLDTSGSVKPGNLEEILEVTDLVLLDIKHIKEEKHKQITGMSNNNTLNFAKLLNDKGIPVWIRHVLVPGLSNDKQDLTDLGAFLATLSNVEKVEILPYHKMGEYKWEQLGLTNTLIGVKPPKQEEVDEAYRLLTKKQETCQECGL, from the coding sequence ATGTTAGGAAGAATTCACTCAGTTGAGTCTTGCGGAACAGTAGACGGCCCGGGACTAAGATTTATCGTTTTTCTCCAAGGATGTGTATTGCGTTGTGCGTACTGCCACAATCCTGATACATGGAAGTTAAACGGTGGAATTGAAAAAAGTGTAGAAGAATTATTAGAAGAGGCTAAAGGTTACTTACCTTATATGAAGTTTTCTAATGGTGGAGTTACATTAAGTGGTGGTGAACCATTGTTACAACCTGATTTTGTTTTGGAGTTTTTCAGAAAATGTAAAGAAGCAGGAATCCATACTACACTAGATACTTCTGGATCTGTCAAACCCGGGAACTTAGAGGAAATATTAGAAGTGACAGACCTTGTTCTGCTTGACATTAAACACATTAAAGAAGAAAAACATAAACAGATTACAGGGATGTCTAACAATAACACGTTGAACTTTGCAAAACTTCTAAATGATAAGGGAATTCCTGTGTGGATTAGACATGTATTAGTCCCTGGCCTTTCTAATGATAAACAAGACTTAACTGACCTTGGAGCCTTCTTAGCAACACTATCGAACGTTGAGAAAGTAGAAATTCTTCCCTATCACAAAATGGGAGAATATAAATGGGAACAATTAGGATTAACGAATACCTTGATCGGAGTGAAACCACCTAAACAGGAAGAAGTAGATGAAGCGTATCGTCTATTAACGAAAAAACAAGAAACATGTCAAGAGTGTGGCCTTTAA
- the pflB gene encoding formate C-acetyltransferase: MEAWKGFNSGEWTEKIDVRDFINKNWDPYAGDDTFLVGPTDRTKELWDQVLDLMKKERENGGVLDVDTKTISTITSHAPGYLNKEKEQVVGLQTDAPLKRSIQPTGGIRMMAAGCEAYGFKLDPQIEKIYTDYRKTHNAGVFDAYTSEMLAARKAGIITGLPDAYGRGRIIGDYRRVALYGVDRLIEDKKLVKKGLEKGVMSEEVIRDREEISEQIRSLQELKEMAASYGFDISKPATTAQEAFQWLYFGYLAAIKEQNGAAMSLGRVSTFLDIYIERDLKAGLLTEQEAQEIVDHFVMKLRLVKFLRTPDYDELFSGDPTWVTESLAGMSLDGRPLVTKNSFRFLYTLVNLGPAPEPNLTVLWSTQLPDGFKKFCSKMSIMTSSIQYENDDIMRADYGDDYGIACCVSAMRIGKQMQFFGARANLAKALLYTINGGVDEKLKMQVGPNFEPITSEYLDYEEVTEKFEKFQDWLAELYMNTLNVIHYMHDKYSYERIEMALHDKDILRTMACGIAGLSVVADALSAIKYAKVKVIRDEDGIAVDYEIEGEFPQYGNNDPRVDDIATHLVKNFMEKLRNQPTYRNAVPTQSVLTITSNVVYGKKTGNTPDGRKAGEPFAPGANPMHGRDKKGALASLNSVAKIPYEDCQDGISCTFSIVPKALGKDENTRISNLAAILDGYASQTGHHINVNVFDREQLLDAMEHPEMYPQLTIRVSGYAVNFIKLTREQQIDVINRTFHESM, from the coding sequence ATGGAAGCTTGGAAAGGTTTTAATAGTGGGGAATGGACAGAAAAAATTGATGTTAGAGATTTTATTAATAAAAACTGGGATCCATATGCTGGTGATGACACATTTCTAGTTGGCCCGACAGACAGAACAAAAGAGCTTTGGGATCAAGTGTTAGATCTAATGAAAAAAGAGCGTGAAAATGGTGGGGTTCTTGATGTTGATACAAAAACAATCTCTACAATCACATCTCATGCGCCAGGGTATTTAAATAAAGAAAAAGAGCAAGTTGTTGGTTTGCAAACGGATGCCCCTCTAAAGCGCTCAATTCAACCTACAGGTGGAATTCGTATGATGGCTGCAGGTTGTGAAGCCTATGGCTTTAAGCTTGATCCACAGATTGAAAAGATTTATACGGATTACCGTAAAACACACAATGCAGGTGTTTTTGATGCATATACTAGTGAAATGTTAGCTGCACGTAAAGCAGGAATTATTACTGGGTTACCAGATGCGTACGGGCGCGGACGAATTATCGGTGATTATCGTCGTGTTGCTTTATACGGAGTAGATCGTTTGATTGAAGACAAAAAGCTTGTGAAAAAGGGTCTAGAAAAAGGTGTAATGAGTGAAGAGGTTATACGTGATCGTGAAGAAATCTCTGAACAAATACGCTCATTACAAGAATTAAAAGAAATGGCGGCGTCTTACGGGTTCGATATTTCAAAGCCTGCAACAACAGCGCAAGAAGCGTTTCAATGGTTGTATTTTGGCTATTTAGCAGCTATTAAAGAGCAAAATGGAGCTGCAATGAGTTTAGGTCGCGTATCGACTTTCTTAGATATTTATATTGAAAGAGATTTAAAAGCAGGCTTGTTAACAGAACAGGAAGCTCAAGAAATTGTTGATCACTTTGTTATGAAACTTCGTTTAGTTAAATTCTTAAGAACTCCTGACTATGATGAGTTATTCAGTGGAGATCCAACTTGGGTAACTGAATCGCTAGCAGGTATGTCTTTAGATGGTCGTCCGCTAGTTACAAAGAACTCATTTCGTTTCCTATATACATTAGTTAATCTAGGTCCAGCTCCTGAACCCAACTTAACGGTTCTATGGTCAACACAACTGCCAGATGGATTTAAAAAGTTTTGTTCGAAAATGTCAATCATGACAAGTTCAATTCAATATGAGAATGATGATATTATGAGAGCCGACTATGGTGATGACTATGGTATCGCTTGTTGTGTATCTGCTATGCGTATTGGAAAGCAAATGCAGTTCTTCGGAGCACGTGCAAATTTAGCAAAAGCTCTTCTATACACAATCAATGGTGGAGTTGACGAAAAACTGAAAATGCAAGTTGGTCCTAATTTCGAGCCAATTACATCTGAGTACCTTGATTATGAAGAAGTAACAGAAAAATTTGAGAAGTTTCAAGATTGGTTAGCTGAGCTTTATATGAATACTCTTAATGTGATTCACTACATGCATGATAAGTATAGCTACGAAAGAATTGAAATGGCACTTCATGATAAAGATATTTTACGTACAATGGCTTGTGGAATTGCAGGGTTGTCAGTAGTTGCTGATGCGTTAAGTGCAATTAAATATGCAAAAGTAAAAGTTATCCGAGATGAGGATGGAATAGCTGTTGATTATGAAATTGAAGGTGAGTTTCCGCAATATGGGAATAATGACCCTCGTGTAGATGACATTGCTACCCACCTTGTTAAGAATTTTATGGAGAAATTACGCAATCAACCAACGTACCGTAATGCAGTTCCAACTCAATCAGTGTTAACAATTACTTCGAATGTTGTTTATGGTAAAAAGACAGGGAATACTCCTGATGGAAGAAAAGCAGGAGAGCCGTTTGCTCCTGGAGCTAATCCGATGCACGGGCGCGACAAAAAAGGAGCGTTGGCTTCATTAAATTCAGTAGCTAAAATTCCTTATGAAGATTGTCAAGATGGTATTTCTTGCACATTCTCAATTGTTCCAAAAGCACTTGGGAAAGACGAAAATACTCGAATTAGTAACTTAGCTGCTATATTAGACGGTTATGCATCACAGACTGGACACCATATTAATGTTAACGTATTTGATCGTGAACAGCTATTAGATGCGATGGAGCATCCGGAAATGTATCCACAGTTAACAATTCGTGTTTCAGGGTATGCTGTAAACTTTATTAAGTTAACAAGAGAGCAGCAAATTGATGTGATTAACCGTACTTTCCACGAAAGTATGTGA
- the steA gene encoding putative cytokinetic ring protein SteA, translating into MLSIEKIKGNAFQDDKTKRLVERLPRKSIAVVVHQDIDPVAAEKLIQCGVKAVINFRTSMSGLFFHNGVEALLNSNIPVFDIEEELSVKLDGKLIMIKENTLFLSEAGAWKELCKVVRYSNTQVRQLKLLAKSRFPEQFKSFVGNSLYYSEKELNLFVSEVQSLPVLRQFLDKEVLIVARGANYERDLVQLKQIIKRKRLITIAVDGGADGLLKIGVKPDFIIGDMDSVSQKALKSGAQLLVHTYRDGRSPGEVRINSLGLPYKRIKFLGTSEDVATIFAYCSGAKKLYTIGTRLGMNEFLEKGRIGMGSTLLTRMKVGHVLVDLKGIHSLFHEEREIKTWTLLPAAVAVLFIGFSQRFELFVSLFFQWWAGRS; encoded by the coding sequence ATGTTGTCTATTGAAAAGATCAAAGGAAATGCATTTCAAGATGATAAAACTAAAAGGTTAGTTGAACGTCTTCCTAGAAAGAGTATTGCCGTTGTTGTTCATCAAGATATTGATCCGGTAGCTGCCGAAAAATTAATTCAGTGTGGAGTCAAAGCAGTTATTAACTTTAGGACATCGATGAGTGGACTGTTCTTTCATAATGGGGTTGAGGCTTTACTTAACTCAAATATACCAGTGTTTGATATAGAAGAAGAGTTATCAGTAAAGTTGGACGGGAAACTTATCATGATAAAGGAAAACACTCTTTTTTTGAGTGAAGCTGGAGCATGGAAAGAATTATGCAAGGTTGTTCGTTACAGTAATACGCAAGTAAGACAATTAAAATTGCTAGCAAAATCTCGTTTTCCAGAGCAATTTAAATCCTTTGTTGGCAATTCGCTATATTATAGTGAAAAAGAATTAAATTTGTTTGTCAGTGAAGTTCAAAGCTTACCAGTATTACGTCAATTTCTTGATAAAGAGGTTTTGATTGTAGCTAGAGGAGCAAACTATGAACGAGATTTAGTTCAATTAAAACAGATTATTAAAAGAAAGAGATTAATAACAATAGCTGTAGATGGGGGAGCTGACGGTTTACTTAAGATTGGAGTTAAACCGGACTTTATCATTGGTGACATGGATTCTGTTTCACAAAAAGCGTTAAAAAGCGGTGCTCAGTTATTGGTGCATACCTATCGTGATGGAAGATCACCTGGAGAAGTAAGAATTAACTCACTCGGTTTACCTTATAAACGAATAAAGTTTCTGGGGACTAGTGAGGATGTAGCAACCATTTTTGCATATTGTTCTGGGGCGAAAAAGTTATATACAATTGGGACAAGACTCGGTATGAATGAATTCTTAGAAAAGGGTCGAATTGGTATGGGTTCTACTTTATTAACAAGAATGAAAGTCGGACATGTACTAGTAGATCTAAAAGGTATTCATTCTTTGTTTCATGAAGAACGAGAAATAAAAACATGGACGTTATTACCTGCTGCAGTAGCTGTCCTTTTTATCGGCTTTAGTCAAAGGTTTGAGTTGTTTGTCTCATTGTTTTTTCAATGGTGGGCTGGGAGGTCATGA
- the spo0A gene encoding sporulation transcription factor Spo0A, with the protein MQKIKVCIADDNRELVSLLEEYISSQNDMEVAGVAYNGQECLSLVQEEQPDVLILDIIMPHLDGLAVLERLNQQGLGKRPNIIMLTAFGQEDVTKKAVELGAAYYILKPFDMETLINKVKEVSGHFQPIIQHKSASMQFTSRKEPKQFNLDASITSIIHEIGVPAHIKGYMYLREAITMVYNDIELLGSITKVLYPDIAKKFNTTSSRVERAIRHAIEVAWSRGNIESISSLFGYTVSHTKAKPTNSEFIAMVADKLRIEHKVS; encoded by the coding sequence GTGCAAAAAATAAAAGTTTGTATTGCTGACGATAATAGGGAATTAGTAAGTTTGCTTGAGGAATATATATCAAGTCAAAATGATATGGAAGTAGCTGGGGTTGCGTACAACGGACAAGAATGTTTATCACTAGTTCAAGAAGAACAACCTGATGTATTAATTTTAGATATAATCATGCCTCATTTGGACGGATTAGCTGTACTGGAAAGACTAAATCAACAAGGTTTAGGAAAGAGACCTAATATTATTATGTTGACTGCATTTGGACAAGAGGATGTAACTAAAAAAGCAGTAGAACTTGGAGCTGCATATTATATTCTAAAGCCATTTGACATGGAGACTTTAATAAACAAGGTGAAGGAAGTTAGTGGTCACTTTCAACCGATTATTCAACATAAATCAGCTTCTATGCAATTTACTTCAAGAAAAGAACCAAAACAATTTAACCTAGATGCAAGTATAACTAGTATCATTCATGAAATTGGTGTACCAGCTCATATTAAGGGTTATATGTATCTTCGCGAAGCGATTACAATGGTTTATAACGACATTGAATTACTAGGATCAATTACGAAGGTTCTATATCCTGATATTGCTAAGAAATTTAATACAACTTCAAGCAGAGTAGAGCGTGCGATCCGTCATGCGATTGAAGTTGCATGGAGTCGTGGTAACATTGAGTCAATTTCAAGCTTATTTGGATACACAGTTAGTCATACTAAAGCAAAGCCAACAAACTCAGAATTTATTGCGATGGTTGCAGATAAACTTCGTATCGAACATAAAGTTTCATAA
- a CDS encoding glycosyltransferase family 2 protein has translation MKKPLISVVIPAFNEEDLIKMTLVTLNRCSWVNELIVVDDGSRDDTATIAEKYCDEVIKFKENKGKATALKEGWKRTKGDIIVSLDADLGITAREGERLVEKLEVDNLDCVIAKLPLQKKRGIGLMKHRAQKLIFSRTGKWFEAPLSGQRALKKNWLPTLLEKDYIGFGVEMAMTVDLLKAGAVVDEVEVSFFHRATGKDLDGFLHRGKQWLDMERTLRKMRASWQ, from the coding sequence ATGAAAAAACCATTAATAAGTGTTGTAATTCCAGCCTTTAATGAAGAAGATCTTATTAAAATGACTTTGGTCACCTTGAATCGCTGTTCTTGGGTGAACGAATTAATTGTTGTAGATGATGGCAGTCGAGATGATACAGCAACTATTGCTGAAAAGTATTGTGATGAAGTTATTAAGTTTAAGGAGAATAAAGGAAAAGCAACTGCTTTAAAAGAGGGTTGGAAGAGAACGAAGGGCGATATAATCGTCTCATTGGATGCTGATTTAGGTATAACTGCTAGAGAGGGAGAACGTTTAGTAGAGAAGCTAGAAGTGGATAATTTAGATTGTGTCATCGCGAAATTACCTTTGCAGAAAAAGCGAGGCATTGGATTAATGAAGCACCGTGCTCAGAAATTAATATTTTCAAGAACAGGAAAGTGGTTTGAGGCACCGCTATCAGGTCAAAGAGCATTAAAGAAGAATTGGCTGCCTACTTTACTAGAAAAGGACTACATAGGCTTTGGTGTAGAAATGGCGATGACCGTTGACCTGCTAAAGGCAGGTGCAGTTGTAGATGAAGTGGAAGTGAGTTTTTTTCATCGAGCGACAGGGAAAGATTTAGATGGTTTTCTACATCGCGGGAAACAATGGCTTGATATGGAGAGAACATTAAGGAAAATGAGGGCATCATGGCAATAG
- the yqiS gene encoding phosphate butyryltransferase — MNLDQFMEEASSLPAKVVAIAAAEDEEVIEAVVKAVEKKIATFILFGNADKIQSLLTSRSTTGYEVSQFVNIVDAKNDSHAAQLAVQAVSSGSADVLMKGMVSTSSILKEVLNKEYGLRTGSVLSHVAAFQINGFDRLIFVTDAAMNIAPDLKQKAEIINNSVTLARRLGIDLPKVAAISAIETVNPNMGSSVDGALLAQMNARGQIKDCIVDGPLALDNAISIEAAEQKGIKGEVAGNADIIMVPSIEVGNALYKSLVYFSKAKVGAVIVGAKAPIVLTSRADSAESKLYSLALAVRSVS, encoded by the coding sequence GTGAATTTAGATCAATTTATGGAAGAGGCAAGTAGCCTTCCGGCAAAGGTTGTAGCAATAGCTGCCGCAGAAGATGAAGAAGTAATCGAAGCTGTAGTGAAAGCTGTTGAGAAAAAGATAGCAACCTTTATTTTATTTGGAAATGCGGATAAAATTCAATCTCTGCTCACTTCAAGAAGTACTACTGGTTATGAAGTGAGTCAATTCGTGAATATTGTTGATGCAAAGAATGATAGTCATGCTGCGCAACTTGCAGTGCAGGCCGTCAGCAGTGGTAGTGCTGATGTTCTAATGAAGGGTATGGTTTCAACTTCTTCTATCTTAAAAGAGGTTCTTAACAAAGAATATGGTCTTAGAACAGGAAGTGTGTTGTCCCATGTAGCTGCTTTCCAAATAAACGGGTTTGATCGTCTAATTTTTGTTACGGATGCAGCAATGAATATTGCACCTGATCTTAAGCAAAAAGCAGAGATTATTAATAACTCAGTAACTTTGGCAAGAAGACTAGGAATAGATCTACCAAAGGTCGCGGCAATTTCAGCAATTGAAACCGTTAATCCGAATATGGGTTCTAGTGTTGATGGAGCACTACTTGCTCAAATGAATGCCCGAGGTCAAATAAAAGATTGTATTGTAGATGGTCCTCTTGCGTTAGATAATGCTATTTCAATAGAAGCAGCAGAGCAAAAAGGCATAAAAGGAGAAGTGGCAGGTAACGCAGATATTATTATGGTACCTTCTATTGAAGTTGGAAACGCCTTATACAAATCCTTAGTATATTTTTCTAAGGCAAAAGTAGGTGCTGTAATTGTTGGAGCTAAGGCACCAATCGTGTTGACATCTAGAGCAGATTCAGCTGAAAGCAAATTGTACTCACTAGCGTTAGCAGTTCGTTCAGTTAGCTAA
- the bcd gene encoding branched-chain amino acid dehydrogenase, with translation MELFKYMEMYDYEQVVVCQDKQSGLKAIIAIHDTTLGPALGGTRMWTYNSEAEAFEDALRLAKGMTYKNAAAGLNLGGGKTVIIGDPRKDKNEEMFRAFGRYVQGLNGRYITAEDVGTTVADMDLIHEETDYVTGISPAFGSSGNPSPVTAYGVYVGMKAAAKEAFGSDSLEGLTVAVQGVGNVSFTLCKHLHEEGAKLIVTDINKEAVARAVEAFDAKAVDINDIYSVDCDIFSPCALGAIINDDTIPQLKAKVIAGAANNQLKETRHGDLIAELGIVYAPDYVINAGGVINVADELYGYNRERALKKVETIYDKIEAIFEISKRDKIPTYLAADRMAEERIAKMRQSRKQFLVNEHSILTRRR, from the coding sequence ATGGAATTATTTAAGTATATGGAAATGTATGACTATGAGCAGGTTGTTGTTTGTCAAGATAAACAATCAGGTTTAAAAGCAATTATTGCTATCCACGATACTACACTAGGTCCTGCTTTAGGTGGTACAAGAATGTGGACATACAATTCTGAAGCAGAGGCATTTGAGGATGCTCTTCGTTTAGCTAAAGGAATGACCTATAAAAATGCTGCTGCAGGTTTAAATCTAGGCGGTGGTAAGACGGTAATCATTGGTGATCCTCGTAAAGACAAAAATGAGGAAATGTTCCGTGCGTTTGGTCGCTACGTTCAAGGTTTGAATGGTCGATACATTACGGCCGAAGACGTTGGAACAACGGTGGCAGATATGGACCTTATTCATGAAGAAACAGATTATGTTACAGGGATTTCACCAGCGTTTGGTTCTTCAGGTAACCCATCACCAGTAACAGCTTATGGCGTTTATGTTGGTATGAAAGCAGCTGCAAAGGAAGCATTTGGCTCAGACTCTTTAGAAGGGTTAACAGTAGCTGTTCAAGGGGTAGGGAATGTTTCGTTTACTCTTTGTAAACATCTCCATGAAGAAGGTGCAAAGTTAATTGTTACGGATATTAACAAAGAAGCTGTTGCAAGAGCGGTTGAAGCATTTGATGCAAAAGCAGTAGATATTAATGATATCTACAGTGTTGATTGTGATATCTTTTCTCCGTGTGCATTAGGAGCAATTATTAACGATGATACAATTCCTCAATTAAAAGCAAAAGTTATTGCAGGTGCTGCAAATAATCAATTAAAAGAAACAAGACATGGAGATTTAATCGCTGAGCTAGGTATTGTTTATGCTCCGGATTATGTGATTAATGCCGGTGGAGTTATCAACGTAGCTGACGAGTTATACGGATATAATCGTGAGCGTGCCCTGAAAAAAGTAGAAACGATCTATGATAAGATCGAAGCTATTTTTGAAATTTCAAAAAGAGACAAAATTCCTACTTATTTAGCAGCAGACCGTATGGCGGAGGAAAGAATTGCAAAAATGCGTCAATCTCGCAAGCAATTTTTAGTTAACGAGCACAGTATTTTAACTAGACGTCGTTAA